In the Breoghania sp. genome, TTCGCTTCGGCTGATCGCGGTCTCAGGCGCCGGTATCGGCGTTGAGACCGGCGGCCTTGATGCCCGCGACCGCGCAGGCCTCGTCATTTTCCGACGTGTCGCCGGTAATGCCGACCGCGCCGACGACCTTTCCAGCCTCATCGCGCATAAGCACGCCGCCGGGCACCGGAATGATGGCGCCGCCGGAGGCGCCGTTGAGAGCCTGGATGAAATGTGGGCGGCTTTCGGCATTGGCGTTGAGCCAGCGGCTGCCGGTGCCAACCGCAAGCGCGCCGTAGGCTTTGCCGTAGGCGATCTGCGGACGCATGATCGAGGAGCCATCCTGGCGGACCATCGCGGTCAGGTGCCCGCCCGCGTCGAGCACCGTGACGGTGATCGGCTTGATGTTGAGTTTGCCGGCCTCCACCAGCGCGGCGGCAATGATCGTCTGGGCGGTGGCGAGCGTCAGGTCCGACATGGGTTTCAGCCTCTTCGACTATGTGATTTCTTGCAGGATACACCAGAATTAGCAGGCTTCCGGGCTCGGGAAAACAAACGCTGGAGAAAAACAGACCTGCGCCAGGCGCACCTAATCAATCGCCTTTGCAGGCCTATCATTGCAAACGCCGCCGTGCCCGCCTGGGCCGGTGGGGCGCGGTTCAAGCCGGCCGGAGGAGGCCACACCGCACATCATGGGGGACTTTATGCTTCGCGATTTCCAGTTGCCCGGACGCTCGCCGGTTCATGCCCGTAGGGCCGTTGCCGCCACGTCTCATCCGCTCGCGACCTCTGCCGCATTGAACGTGTTGCGCGAGGGCGGCAATGCCGCGGATGCGGCGGTTGCCGCGGTCGCGGTGCAATGCGTGGTCGAACCGCACATGACGGGTATCGGCGGCGACTGTTTCGCCATCGTGGCGCGGCCCGACGGCAGCATTGACGGGTTGAACGGCTCCGGGCGGGCGCCCGCCGGGGTGACACCGGAGGCGCTGATCGAGGCGGGGCTCACGGAGATTGGTGACGAATCCATCCACGCGGTGACGGTGCCGGGAGCGGTGAAGGCGTGGGAGCTTCTTCTGGAGCGCCACGGAAGCTGGTCGCTCGCCCGCGTTCTGGCCCCTGCCATCGACTATGCGCAGAACGGCTTTCCGGTGACCCCGCGCGTCGGGTCCGACTGGGCCGGTCTGGTCGATCTCATCAAGCGCGACGAAGGGGCCGCCAAGCACTACCTGGTGGATGGAAAGGCGCCTGAAATTGGCAGCCTGCACAGGCTTCCCGCTCTCGGCGAGACCTTGAGCGCCATTGCCGAAAGCGGATCATCCGCCTTCTATGAAGGCCCCATCGCCCAGGAAATCGCCGCCACGGTGCAGGCGAAGGGCGGTTTCCTGAGCGAGGAGGATCTCGCCGGGATAGATGTCATGCCGGTCAAGCCGGTCGCCAGCGACTATCGCGGCGTGACCATGCTCGAATTGCCGCCCAATGGGCACGGCGTGACGGCACTTGTTCTTCTCAACATCCTTGAGACATTCGATCTCGGATCGCTCGATCCCCTGGGCCCGGAACGGTTCCATCTGGAAATGGAAGCGGCACGGCTCGCCTATTCCGTGCGAGACCTTCATGTGGCCGACCCCGATACCATGTCGGTGAGCGCCGAGGCGCTGATCTCGAAGGACTTCGCCGCCGGGCTGGCCGCCCGGATCGATCCCGCACGCCGGATCTCCGGTCTGCCGGACGATGTCCTGACGCCGGATTCCGATACGGTCTACCTCACGGTCGTCGACAGCAGCGGGATGGCGGTTTCACTGATCAACTCCGTCTATTGCGGCTTTGGCGTTGGCGTCGCAACGCCGCGCTCCGGCATCATCCTGCAAAATCGAGGGGCCTGCTTTCAGTTGAAGCCCGGGCATCCCAATTGCATCGGGCCGCGCAAGCGTCCGCTTCACACCATCATTCCCGCCATGGCGCTGCGCGCGGGCAGGCCCTGGCTTTCCTTTGGCGTGATGGGTGGGGCCTATCAGCCCTGTGGGCATGCCCATGTGCTTGCGAATATTGTCGATTTCGGCATGGACGTGCAGCAGGCGATCGATGCGCCGCGGATCTTCTTCGACGGGATCGAGGGCGACCTCATGGTCGAGCATGGCGTCAGCGCGGAAACACGCGAGGGGCTCGGTGCCCGCGGACACAGTCTCAAGGATGCGTCTGAGGCGATTGGCGGCAGTCAGGCGATCATGATGGAGAAGGGGATGCTGATCGCAGGCTCCGATCCGCGCAAGGATGGCTGCGCGCTGGGTTGGTAGCGGCAGGCCGGGCGGTTCAGGCGGACCGGTTCAGGATCATGCCGGCGGGAAGCGAGAAGGTGGAGCTGCCAGCCTCCGCATAGGCACGTGCGGAAGGCTCCGGCTCCGCGCGTCTGCGCATGCGTGTCTGCGGAACGCCGGCATCCGTCGCGATCAGGTGCGTCAGGAAAGCGGCGTTGGCGCCATAATAGTGGTAGCGCGCGGGCTCTCCACGGACCGGCTTTTCGACGACGACGAGCGTTCGGTTCTGGCTGACCGGCCTGTCATGGGGGTTGTTGTCATTGGGCGCAGCACTCGATACAGGCTCGACGCGGCGGTGCCCGTCGGCGCTCCATCTGCCATTTCCGCCCGGCCTGACCGGTCCCACCATCGGCTTTGTCTCCTGCTGTCCCGCAACGGGACAGGTGCGCTGTGTTCCCTCTTAAATCCGCAAGTCATGTGCCACTTGATAACCTTTTGTTAACCTTTGCGTGGACGCAAGAGAAAAACCCCGGAAAACCGGGGCTGTTCGCGTAAAATTGAGTAAATTGCGGGAATTGCGTAGGGGAAGCGGAGAGAATTACCGTTTGGCGCGCAGAGATACGCCCCGGCTGGGGTGGCCGGATTCGAGACAATTCCAGATAGTCACGGAATAGAGTGGTACAGGCGGTCTCGGCTGCAGCTCAGATCTGTCAGGCGTGATCGCCGGGTCCAAAGGCGACATCGCGCCGGGCGGCATTTATGGCGATGGTGAACCCGGCAATCATGTCGAACATCGAGATCAGCATCAGCGTGAAGAAGACCGAGGTCGCGGCTTCCCCGACAACAAGGAATTCCACCAGAAAGACCACGAAAACCAGTGTGGAGAGAATGTGATCCAGCACGGCGCCGCGTCCCACGCGGGTGGCCTTGACGACCTCGATGAACAGCAGAAACAGGCTTGCGGCGATCATCAGATCGCCAAGCAGCAGCGACCAGCGCGCATCCGATGGCAGCTGAATGGTGGCGACCGGCAAAACCCACGGATTGCCCGGCTCCGGGCCCAAAAGGCCGAAGGCGATGATGTTGTAGACGATCAGCGGGGCAATGGTGAGCGGGATGTTGATCATGAACGGCATGGCGGTCTCACACGATATGGCTGACCCAAAGGGGAGCCCGGACGAGGAGGAGTGCGAACATTCCCCAACGTCTTAACCATCGATATGGTTCAACCGCAATTGTCCATGTGGATCAGAAAGCCGTTGGCCCCGGCGTCAGGAGCGGTCCGGCGCGCGCCCGGTCGCCGTGAGGGGGGCATGACGGAGGCCTGCGGAAGGCGGACATGAAAAAGGCCGGCGAATGCGCCGGCCTTGATCATTTCAGTGTCTCGACGTTCGCGAGTGATCGCGAGAGCCGTCAGGATGCTCAGATGCTATCCTTCGGCTCAAGGATCTGACGCCCGCGATACATGCCGCTCTTCAGGTCGATGTGGTGCGGGCGGCGAAGTTCGCCCGAATCCTTGTCCTCGACATAGGCCGGCTGCTTCAGGGCGTCCGCGGAACGGCGGAAACCGCGCTTCATGCGCGACGTCTTTCGCTTCGGAACGGCCATGCTCAACTCTCCAAGTGGTCAAAGGCGGGCCAGGTCCTTCGCGGTGTTTTCCGCTCGGACATGCCTCGCCTGAAAGAATGGCGCGCTTTATACAGCCATCCGAGCGGAAGCGCCACCCCGTAAGCGCATGTTTTTTGACTCATTCGCGCCCGACGGGTCACGCGGGCTTTCCCATTTCACATGCAATCCAGCAAATCGCGCCCGATATCGGCTCTCTTGCGGATCGTCGCGGCATGGCTCGCATGGCGGTGCGACAATTTCAAGGGGTTGCGCAGGATCGGATTGGGCAGCGCCGTGGCGAGGCGTGCGGCCTCGGTGCGGGTCAGCTTGTCGGCCGATTTGTTGTAGTAATGGCGCGCTGCCGCCTCGATCCCGAAAATGCCGTCGCCCCATTCCGCGATGTTGAGATAGAGCTCGAACACGCGCCGCTTGGACAGGACCAGATCGATCCACATCGCAAGCGGGATTTCCAGCCCCTTGCGGATGTAGCTGCGGGAATTCCAGAGGAACAGGTTCTTGGCGAGCTGCATGGTGATGGTGGAGGCGCCGCGTATTTCGGACCCGTCATCCAGCCGGGTGATCTGCGTCCTGAGGGCCCCCCAGTCGACGCCGCCATGCACGCAGAAGCGGGCGTCCTCCGAGGCGATGACGGAGCGCTGAAGGGCCGGGGAGACGGCATCCAGCGGCGTCCAGATCCGGTTGACCTCCCGGCCCGTCAGAAGACGCGCCAGCATCGGGGTGGAGATCGGTGGCAGCACCGCATAGACAAGCGTCAACACGAAGGGCAGCGCCGCGATGAAGATGGCGATCTTGATCAGGAAACGTCCGAGCGGCGCGCGGATCAGGCCCGACACCCCTGCGCGGGTCGCATTGGCGTTCCGGCCGCCTTTGCGGGCGGCCTGAGCCTTCTTCTTCCAACGCGCGACCCAGTTGTTCGCAGCCACCGGCGCTGTCCTTTCCTGTCGCGCATTTGAAGGTGCATTTGTCTGCAATAGGTCGTGTGCGGGCGCGCGCGTCAAGACCCGGAGGAAAATGCCGGTGCGGGACCCCGAAGGGAACCCACGCCTTTCGACGCAAATCCCGGTAACGGGGCACGGCTGTGAGGAAGCCGCCCTGCGCCGATTGACATGACCGCACCCTTGGGGCACTCCGGAACCATAACGATGACCTTACAGATCCGGTTCCCTTGCCCGTGACCACCGATTTCCAAGATGGTCTTTCCGAGACCGCCAAACGTGTGCAGGGCATGCTTGATGCCCTTTTGAGTGAGGACCTGCTGCCGGGAGAGACAGCGCGCCCGGTGCGGCTGATCGCGGCCATGCGCCACGCGGTGCTGGCGGGGGGAAAAAGGCTCAGGCCTTTCCTGCTGATCGAGGCTGCGCGGTTGCTGGGGCGCGAGGATGAGGGTGTCCTGCGCGCCGCCGCGGCGCTTGAATGTGTCCATTGCTATTCGCTCGTTCATGACGATCTGCCCGCGATGGATGATGACGATATCCGGCGCGGACAGCCGACGGTCCATCGTGCTTTCGACGAAGCGACCGCAATTCTGGCGGGCGATGCCCTTTTGACCTTCGCCTTCGATCTGCTGGCCGATCCGGCAACGGACGAGGATCCGGAACTGCGGTCCATGCTGGTGCTGGACCTTGCGCGGGCGTCCGGGCTGGGGGGCATGGCCGGGGGGCAAATGCTCGATCTGCTGGGTGTCGCCGTTTCCAAGGCCGAAGATCAGATCCGCCGCCTGCAGTCCATGAAGACGGGCGCGCTGATCCGCTTTGCCACACGGGCCGGTGCGCGCATGGGCGGGGGAAGTGCGGCAGATGTGGAGAGGTTGACCCGTTTCGGCGAGATCGTCGGGCTTGCCTTCCAGCTTGCCGATGATCTGCTCGATGTGATCGGCGATGCGGATGCTCTTGGAAAGGCGACCGGAAAGGATGCCGATCTGGGCAAGGCGACGCTGGTGGGGCTGCACGGTGTGGAGTGGACCCGCAAGACGCTGGCCGAGCTGGTTGCCGAGGCGGACGGCCTGCTTGCGCCCTATGGCGAGCGGGCGGACATGCTGCGTCAGACGGCACGGTTCATCGCCGACAGGGACAGCTGAGTGGGGGCTTGCGCCGGGTGAAGGCGCTGCCGGCGTTTGTTGCGGCGCCGTTTTGGGACGCGCGGTGACCGCGGCCGCAATGGCCCGAATTGACGCAACGCCAGCGTAAAGGAATAGTTAATCCATTCTTGAGACGATTCGCTGCCGAAATGGCCCAGAACGGGCTGTTCATTCGGATTGGCCGGGGCATGGTGCCCCGAGGGCTGTGACTAGGGCAGGAAGCCGATATGTCTCAGACGATCGACAAAGTGACAGCGCCCCTTCCACTGGTGAAGGCGGCTGAGCAATCCTCCGATCAGGCTCGGCGGCAGCAACAGGCTTTTGACCGGGACGAGGAGCACGCCCAGGGCCATTCCTCTCCGCTGGTCGATCCCTCCGTTTTCAATGACGACGAGGAGGAGCCCGCGGTGGTTGTGGACACGGCGCCGCGTCCCACGCAGACGCTTGGAGGCGTCGCCGCCTATCAGGCGGCCGCGCGCCACGCCATGGAAGTGTTGGGCCGGGACCCGGCCGCGGAGGATGAGCCGGTGATCGAAGATGTCGAAGCTTCGCCTTGGCGTCTGAGTGACGAGGATTCCTGATCCCGGCTGCGGCGGGCGAAAGCACGGTCGCGCAGATGCTAGTCGCTGCGCGCCTCTTCGGAAGCTTCCACATCGTCCGTCCCGGACAGGGAGTGGCGGCTGATCATCGGGATCTGCGCGAAGGTGAAGATGAAGGTGATCGGCATGATGCCGAAGACCTTGAAGGTCACCCATGTGTCGGTGGAGAAATTGCGCCACACAACCTCGTTGACGATGGCGAGGAAGTAGAAGAACAGCCCCCAGCGGAAGGTGAGTTTGCGCCAGCCTTCGGCATCGAGCCGGAACACGCTGTCGAAGACATAACCCAGCAGCGCGCGCCCGAAGACAAGCCCACCGAGCAGGACGGTTCCGAACAGTCCGTTGATGATGGTCGGCTTGAGCTTGATGAAGAGATCGTCGTGCAGATAGAGCGTCAGCGCGCCGAAGACCAGCACCACGACGCCGGTGACCAGTGGCATGATCGGCAGATGGCGCGTCATGATGTAGGAGACGATCAGCGACACGGTGATGGCGACCATGAAGGCGGCGGTGGCGACGAAGATCGGCCCGCCGAAGGCCGCAAGCGCGGGAAAACTCTCGGCAAGCTGCGCGCCGCGCGCATTGGCGAAGAAGAACACGCCGAGCGGGCCCAGTTCCAGGGCAAGTTTCAGCAGGGGATTCATGGAATCCCGCTTTCGGTCGGCTGCGCCCGGATCGTGTTCAAATTCCACGTCGACAATTCCCCGTTTGTCTGTGTGTGGCCTCACGCCCTGTGGCACGCGGCAATCAGGTTGAGCTGGGTCTTCAAATCTCCGGTTCAACCGCGCGCGGTTCCGGCGATGGCAGAGGCGAACTCGCTGGCTGTGAAGGGTTCCAGATCATCGATACCCTCGCCGACACCGATGAAATGGACCGGAAGGCCGTGCTTGGCGGCAATGGCGACCAGAATGCCGCCGCGTGCCGTTCCGTCGAGTTTGGTCATCACCAGGCCGGTCACGCCCGCGGTGCGCCCGAAGATCTCCACCTGGTTCATGGCGTTTTGCCCGGTGGTGGCATCCAGCGTCAAAAGCACCGTATGCGGGGCCTCCGGGTCGTGCTTCTTGATCACGCGGACAACCTTTTCAAGCTCCGCCATGAGTTCCGCGCGGTTCTGAAGGCGGCCGGCGGTGTCGATCAGGAGCACGTCGCTGCCCTGTGCCTTCGCTTCCTTCATGGCGTCGAAGACGAGGCCCGCAGCGTCGGCGCCCGTCTCGCGCGCAACGACCGGCGATCCGGTGCGATCGCCCCAGATCTTGAGCTGTTCGACGGCGGCGGCGCGGAAGGTATCGCCCGCGGCCAGCATCACTTTCTTGCCCTCGCGGGTCAGCTTGGCGGAAAGCTTGCCAATGGTGGTGGTCTTGCCCGTGCCGTTGACGCCGACCAGCAGGACAACATGCGGCTTGTGCCCGGTATCCAGATTCAGCGGGCGGGCGACCGGTTCCAGGACCTTTTCGATCTCCTCCGCCAGAACCTTGCGCACTTCCGCCTCGGAGATCTCCTTGTCGAAGCGGCCTTCGGCAAGTCGCTCGGCGATGGTAACGGCGGTATCGGCGCCAAGGTCGGCCTGGATCAGGAGGTCTTCCAGTTCCTCCAGCGTTTCCGCATCGAGCTTGCGTTTGCGGATGAGCGAATTGAGGCTGTCGCCAAGCGCGGAAGAAGAACGCGCCAGTCCTTCGCGAAGTCGCTGGAACCAGGACTTGCGCGGTTCTGCGGTCGCTTCGGTGACGGGCAGGGGAGCCGGTGCGTCCCCCGCATCCGCCTCGGGCTCGATGGCGGCTTCGGCTTCCGGTTCGGTTTCGCGCGCTTCTTCGCCAGACGATTCGACGGCAGGCGCTTCGACGGCAGGTTCGTCCGGTGTCAGGTCGTCGGCGATGATCGGCGCCAGCTCCATCGGCATGACGAGCGGATGGTCGATGTGGTGTTCGGCGGGCGTCTCGTCGGTGGGCGCCTCCTCAAGAACCGCATCGTCGCCCCGGCCTTCGACGGGCGAACCGTCGGCGGGCGAACCGTCAGCAGTCAGATCTTGAGGGGACTGCGCGCTTTCGTCCTGACTGCCGGAATTTTCTTCGGCGGGTTCGCCGGTCGGTTCGAGGAGGGTGCCCGTGTCGACGTCGGTATCTGTCGTCGGGGTCGCTTCTTTCTTGCCGCCAAACAGCCTGCCAAAAAAACCGCGCTTCTCGCTCTCAGCCATGAAAATCCGTTCTTTGTCGTTTGCCAGGCGGGCCCGGAACCCGCCGGGTGCGCTCTGGCCTTCATCTCTAAAACGTCTGACGCTGCGAGGGAACCGTGCTCTTACGCCGTTTCCGCCAGGAGGTGTCGATGGCTGTGGCCGGTGATCCTCGCGGTCACGATGGTTCCCGGCTCGCCGCATGCGATTTCGGTCTCGGTGAATTGCTCGGTGCGGCCCAGGCCCTCGCGCTCCACGAGAATGCGCCGGGTCAGGCCGACCTCACCGGCAAGATGGCGCATGAGGGCGGCTTCCCCGGCCTCGCGCAGCCGTCCGGCGCGCTCCTTCACGAGCGCGCGCTCAAGCTGCGGCATGCGGGCGGCGGGCGTTCCCTTGCGCGGCGAGAAGGGGAAGACATGGAGATGCGTCAGGCCGCAATCCTCCACGATCGCCAGAGAGTTTTCGAACATCTCGTCCGTTTCGGTCGGGAACCCGGCGATGATGTCGGCGCCAAAGACCACATCGGGGCGATAATGGCGCACATCCTGGCAGAAGCGGATCGTGTCCTCGCGCGAATGACGGCGCTTCATGCGCTTCAGGATCATGTTGTCGCCCGATTGCAGCGAGAGGTGGAAATGCGGCATCAGCCGGTCCTCCTCGGCAATCGCCCGCATCAGGGCGTCATCGGCTTCGATGGAATCGATGGAGGAAAGCCGCAGCCGTTCCAGATCGGGCACGAGCTTGAGGATCTTCTCAACCAGCGTGCCGAGCTTCGGCTCACCGGGCAGATCCGAACCATAAGAGGTGATGTCGACGCCCGTCAGCACGATCTCGCGATAGCCGTTTGCGACAAGGCGGCGGATCTGGCCGACCACCTCGCCCATGGGGACGGACCGGGAATTGCCGCGCCCGAAGGGGATGATGCAGAAGGTGCAGCGGTGGTCGCAGCCGTTCTGGACCTGCACGAAGGCGCGCGCGCGGCCTTCCAGCCCGTCGATCAGGTGACCGGCGGTCTCGCGCACGCTCATGATGTCATTGACGATGACCTTCTCGTTCTCGTCGATGCCGAAATCGGCGACGCGGGCGTAGGACTCGCGCTGCAGCTTTTCGGTGTTGCCGATGACGAGATCGACCTCTTCCATGGCGGAAAAGGTTTCCGCTTCCGTTTGCGCAGCACAGCCTGTGACGATGATGCGCGCATCGGGGTTGTCACGGCGCGCGCGGCGGATCTGCTGGCGGGCCTGACGCACGGCCTCGCCGGTCACCGCGCAGGTGTTGACCAGAATGGCGTTGTCGAGGCCCGCGGCTTCCGCCTCCCGACGCATGATTTCCGACTCGTAGGTGTTGAGGCGGCAACCGAAGGTGACAAGCTTGATGGTCATGGACTTATGCCGCGCCCTGTTCCGCGCGCCGCCAGGCGAGCGTGTCGGCATCGAGCGTGCCGAAGAATTCCACTTCCGTATCGCCGGTCATCATCACGTGGTCGTCGCTCTCGCGCCATTCGATATGAAGAGGGCCGCCGGGCAGCGTGACGGTCACGCTGCGCCCGGTGAGCCGCTTGCGGGCGGCGGCAACACCCGTGGCGCAGGCCGCCGTGCCGCAGGCGCGCGTCAGGCCAACGCCGCGTTCCCAGACGATGGCGCGGATCTCGTTTTCGCCGGTGATCTGGGCGAGCGTGATGTTGGCGCGCTCGGGAAAGACCGGGTGATGTTCCAGAAGGGGCCCGAAGCGGGCGAGATCATGAGCCTCGATATCGTCCACGAAGAAGATCGCGTGCGGATTGCCCATGTTGACGACCGCGGGCGAATGCAGCACCGGCGCGTCGATCGGGCCGATCTGCAATTCGATGGCGCGGGTGTCGCGGAACTCTTCGGCCAGCGGAATGTCCTGCCATTCCAGCCTTGGCTTGCCCATGTCGACGGTGACGCGGATTTCGTCGTCGGTGGCAAAGGCCTTCAGGATCCCGGCATTGGTCTGGATCGTGGCGCGGTTGATGTCGCGCTCTTCCATCACCAGCCGTCCGATACAGCGCGTGGCGTTGCCGCAGGCGTCCACCTGAGAGCCGTCGCGATTGTAGATGCGCATGAAGGCGTCGAGACCCAGCGGGGAGGGCTCCACGATGATCATCTGGTCAAAACCGATGCCGCTCTGCCGGTCGCCAATGGCGGCGATTTGCTTTTCGCTCAGGCGCACGGGTTCCTCGCGTGCATCGAAAACGACAAAGTCGTTGCCGAGCCCGTTCATCTTGACGAAGGGGATTTCACGCGAAGTCATGAGCAGGGCGCCTTTCTGACACCGGTTGAAAACTGTGCCCTATATGGCGGAAACCCATGCCGATTGCCAGTGGCAGGGGTTGCGGAAAACCACGTCCGGGTCAGCCGATACGCATATAAGTGTCGCGCCCGGCGCGCGCCAGCAGGCGCCGCATATCCGCAAGCTTCACCGCGATGCAGCCCTCTGTCGGCGTGTAGCCGGGGCGGGCGAGGTGGAAAAAGACCGCACTGCCATGCCCGCGAACCCGCGGTTTGCGATTGTGATCAAGCACGACGATGACATCGTAAAGATGATCGTCGCGCCACAGCTTTTCGTGTGAGGCGGCAAGGGGCGCGCGAGCCGGGCGGTTGTAGTGCGCGCTTTCGGGATCATCGCACCAGATATCGTCGCGCCGGATCGCGCGCACGGGCAGCCTGGTGACCGGGCGGGCAATGCGGTCGGCACGATAGAGAACCTCGATCAGGCGATATTGTCCCACGGGCGATGCGCCGTCGCCTTCGCGCTTTCGCCGCGACAGGCCGCCCCGCCCGAGGGCGCACGGGGCCCGCAGCGGACCGAATTGCAGCAAGCCGGTGCGGCTTCGGGCTGAAAGGGTCCGTACGCGCATGCCGGCTTTCCGTGAGTTTTCCGCCTTTTCAGACATTTGATCTCTTTCGCTGCCTTTCCCGTGCTCGCCCGCGGTCATCACTGGCGCGTGATGATAAATTGAACCCGTTACCGTACGGGGCTGGCCATTGTTCTCTCGCAATCGTGAATGCAAACTGCCATGAAGGAGCGAGATTCGTCTGCCGATCAACGCAACGCGATTGCAAGACGGATCCGCATGATCGCAGGGAGAGCGCCGGAGGGCTTCATGACCGCTCGCAGGATTCTGATTATCGATGACGATGCCGATCTGCGCGAGGCGCTGGTTGAGCAATTGTCGCTCTTTGAGGAATTCGAGACGCTTGTCTGCGACAGTGCGGCCTCCGGCATCCGCGAGGCGCGCGGGGAACGGATCGACCTGCTGGTCATGGATGTGGGCCTGCCGGACATGGACGGGCGCGAGGCGGTGAAGGTGCTCCGCAAGGGCGGCTTCAAGGCCCCGATCATCATGCTCACCGGTCATGACACCGACAGCGACACCATTCTCGGTCTTGAGGCGGGCGCCAACGATTATGTGGTGAAGCCCTTCAAGTTCGCGGTGCTTCTTGCCCGCGTGCGCGCTCACCTGCGCCAGCACGAGCAGAGCGAGGACGCCACCTTCGCCATCGGCCCCTATACGTTCCGCCCCTCCGCCAAGCTTTTGCTCGACGACAAGGGCGGCAAGGTGCGGCTGACGGAAAAGGAAACGGC is a window encoding:
- a CDS encoding response regulator transcription factor, which gives rise to MTARRILIIDDDADLREALVEQLSLFEEFETLVCDSAASGIREARGERIDLLVMDVGLPDMDGREAVKVLRKGGFKAPIIMLTGHDTDSDTILGLEAGANDYVVKPFKFAVLLARVRAHLRQHEQSEDATFAIGPYTFRPSAKLLLDDKGGKVRLTEKETAILKYLYRTGEKPVTRDVLLHEVWGYNSGVTTHTLETHIYRLRQKIEADPSNASLLVTEAGGYKLVP